One region of Acidovorax sp. T1 genomic DNA includes:
- a CDS encoding Ppx/GppA phosphatase family protein — protein MHNGTLLAAVDLGSNSFRLEIGRFEHGHIQRMEYLKETVRLGNGLDEEFNLTREAMQRGWDCLARFGERLAGFERAQVRAVATQTLREARNREVFLARGGEILGYPIDVVSGPEEARLIYQGVARLLPQSDERRLVVDIGGRSTEFILGQQFRPHTVASFRVGSVAWSTRYFADGQFTRQAFLAAEIAAKAVLDEALGTFRPDTWDIAYGSSGTAGAVGDILAAAGGPEGLITAEGLNWLQDRLLRSHHADRVRLEGLKEDRRAVIGGGISVLRAVFDLLEIGQMHVAQGALRQGALYDLLDREQPETDLRTTTVNGLMQRFSVDTAQAERVARVASALFTQAAPLNSERAARKLEWAARLHEIGGIISHSEYHRHGAYILDHTDAAGFAVSELHRLSALVLGQRGKVRKLEIELINDAGFSLQLLSLRIAVALCHARRDPDVEGLSMRAVGTRHTISTRPGWAAAYPQSAYLLREEVIAWQKTPWELELNLG, from the coding sequence ATGCACAACGGAACATTGCTTGCGGCTGTAGATCTTGGGTCTAACAGCTTTCGCCTTGAAATTGGCCGCTTCGAGCACGGCCACATCCAACGGATGGAATATCTCAAGGAAACCGTTCGCTTGGGCAATGGCCTTGACGAGGAATTCAATCTGACGCGTGAGGCCATGCAACGCGGCTGGGATTGCCTGGCGCGCTTTGGCGAGCGGCTTGCTGGTTTTGAGCGAGCCCAGGTGCGTGCAGTGGCAACCCAGACTTTGCGCGAAGCCCGCAATCGTGAAGTATTTCTGGCGCGTGGCGGTGAGATTCTGGGCTACCCCATCGATGTGGTGTCGGGCCCCGAAGAAGCTCGACTGATCTACCAGGGAGTTGCGCGCCTGCTTCCGCAGTCGGACGAACGCCGGCTGGTGGTGGACATTGGCGGTCGCTCCACCGAATTCATCCTTGGCCAGCAATTCCGGCCCCACACCGTGGCGTCTTTCAGGGTGGGCAGTGTGGCCTGGTCCACGCGCTATTTTGCCGATGGCCAATTCACACGGCAGGCCTTCCTGGCCGCAGAAATTGCCGCCAAAGCAGTGCTGGACGAGGCCCTTGGCACATTCCGGCCCGACACCTGGGATATTGCCTATGGATCTTCAGGCACCGCTGGTGCGGTTGGCGACATCCTCGCTGCTGCAGGCGGCCCCGAGGGTCTCATCACAGCGGAGGGACTGAACTGGCTGCAGGACCGCCTGCTGCGCTCACACCATGCAGACCGCGTTCGACTGGAAGGACTCAAGGAAGACCGGCGGGCCGTGATTGGCGGTGGCATCAGTGTGTTGCGGGCGGTTTTCGATCTGCTCGAAATTGGGCAGATGCATGTCGCCCAGGGCGCGCTGCGTCAGGGCGCTCTCTACGACCTGCTTGACCGCGAGCAGCCCGAGACCGACTTAAGAACCACCACGGTGAATGGCCTCATGCAGCGCTTCTCGGTGGACACCGCCCAAGCCGAGCGGGTTGCGCGTGTTGCATCTGCCCTCTTCACCCAGGCTGCCCCCCTGAACAGCGAGCGTGCCGCACGCAAGCTCGAATGGGCAGCACGCCTACATGAGATTGGCGGCATCATTTCGCACAGCGAATACCACCGCCATGGCGCCTACATCCTGGATCACACCGATGCCGCCGGGTTCGCCGTGTCCGAACTACACAGGCTCAGCGCTCTGGTGCTGGGACAGCGGGGCAAAGTCCGCAAACTGGAAATCGAACTGATCAACGACGCTGGTTTTTCCCTGCAATTGCTGAGTTTGCGCATAGCGGTTGCGCTCTGCCATGCCCGTCGCGACCCAGACGTGGAAGGCCTGTCTATGCGCGCCGTGGGCACGCGCCACACCATCAGCACCAGGCCGGGATGGGCTGCAGCCTACCCGCAATCAGCCTACCTGCTACGCGAAGAGGTGATAGCCTGGCAAAAAACCCCCTGGGAACTGGAACTCAATCTGGGGTGA
- a CDS encoding ABC transporter substrate-binding protein, with translation MAMYLPNCPAVSLNRRHWIRWTAAAGAAMAGEVMAQPLPAGTPRNADVERPLVVAQVVDLTFDQQDISRDFLVGSRSAWQDLNARGGLRGRAVQHVTIETDGTPASLKAAWEAAHGQAGCVAVAGCVGNTAAAGLVALQSSARSASPLALVAPWLHDAVTDNEAETVFEVFPDHQTQIAHAIKTHASLGVKQIGVVFATAEVQQQSEAYVLQVAKNLDLQAQILPLPGTTGPAARQLTTPTQTIILFVGGTPELHAFASKLVAPPGRQCFVVALADVNLQSLAQMGGTPKGTSIIATQAVPLVTSGLPVVRAYRTALARFFDEAPSPQGLAGFIAARYTAEVMGGISGPITRASVLSALQRRANVNVGGYVVAYQGKKRLNAYVTQSMLTQDGRIIG, from the coding sequence ATGGCCATGTATCTTCCCAATTGCCCAGCGGTTTCGCTGAATCGCCGCCACTGGATTCGTTGGACCGCTGCTGCAGGTGCCGCAATGGCAGGCGAAGTCATGGCCCAGCCACTGCCAGCAGGCACACCTCGCAATGCCGATGTGGAACGCCCGCTGGTGGTGGCCCAAGTAGTTGACTTGACTTTTGACCAGCAAGATATCAGCCGCGACTTTTTGGTTGGCTCCCGATCCGCCTGGCAGGACCTCAACGCGCGTGGCGGGCTTCGTGGCCGCGCTGTGCAGCACGTCACCATCGAAACCGATGGCACGCCCGCAAGTCTGAAAGCCGCATGGGAAGCTGCCCATGGGCAAGCCGGGTGCGTGGCAGTGGCTGGCTGCGTGGGCAATACCGCGGCCGCGGGGCTTGTGGCCTTGCAGTCTTCGGCGCGCTCTGCGTCTCCCCTGGCACTTGTGGCCCCCTGGTTGCACGACGCTGTAACCGACAACGAGGCCGAGACGGTGTTCGAGGTGTTCCCGGACCACCAAACCCAGATAGCGCATGCCATCAAGACACATGCGTCCCTGGGTGTGAAGCAGATCGGTGTGGTCTTCGCCACCGCAGAGGTACAGCAGCAGTCGGAAGCCTATGTTCTGCAGGTCGCCAAAAACCTGGATTTGCAAGCACAGATATTGCCGCTTCCGGGCACAACAGGCCCGGCTGCCAGGCAGCTGACAACTCCAACACAAACCATTATTTTGTTTGTTGGGGGAACACCAGAGTTGCACGCATTTGCCAGCAAGCTGGTCGCCCCACCAGGCCGACAATGCTTTGTCGTGGCGCTGGCCGATGTGAACTTGCAGTCGCTCGCCCAGATGGGGGGCACGCCCAAGGGCACCTCCATCATCGCCACCCAGGCGGTGCCACTGGTCACATCCGGCCTGCCCGTGGTGCGCGCTTATCGCACTGCGCTGGCCCGGTTCTTTGACGAAGCCCCCTCTCCGCAGGGTCTCGCTGGGTTCATTGCTGCGCGCTATACCGCCGAGGTGATGGGCGGTATTTCCGGGCCCATCACGCGCGCCAGCGTGCTCTCGGCTTTGCAGCGGCGTGCCAACGTGAATGTCGGCGGCTATGTGGTTGCTTACCAGGGAAAAAAGCGGTTGAACGCTTATGTGACGCAAAGCATGCTGACCCAGGACGGTCGCATCATCGGCTGA
- a CDS encoding fasciclin domain-containing protein produces the protein MFRRYALQSALALVAVTTLGACATNASAPQTLADTIAKTSSLKTFNALVAEAGMTETLKAAGPYTVFAPSDAAFKAVPAKTLDALKADKALLKSVISYHIVPSRVASKDVKPGNVKTLQGANVALARAGTFVTVEESMVEQADLSASNGVVHVVDRVMMPPKK, from the coding sequence ATGTTTCGCCGCTATGCACTTCAATCTGCACTCGCCCTGGTGGCAGTGACCACCCTGGGCGCCTGCGCCACCAACGCATCCGCACCCCAGACTTTGGCCGACACGATCGCCAAGACCTCGTCATTGAAGACCTTCAACGCCCTGGTTGCAGAAGCCGGCATGACGGAAACACTCAAGGCGGCAGGCCCCTACACCGTTTTTGCACCCTCTGACGCTGCCTTCAAGGCAGTTCCAGCAAAGACCCTGGATGCACTCAAGGCTGACAAGGCACTGCTCAAGTCCGTGATCAGCTACCACATCGTGCCATCGCGCGTGGCATCCAAAGACGTGAAGCCAGGCAATGTCAAGACCTTGCAGGGTGCTAACGTCGCATTGGCACGTGCAGGCACGTTCGTGACCGTCGAGGAATCGATGGTAGAGCAAGCGGACCTCTCCGCCAGCAATGGCGTTGTCCATGTAGTCGACCGCGTGATGATGCCACCCAAGAAGTAA
- the pstS gene encoding phosphate ABC transporter substrate-binding protein PstS, with the protein MKMSVIRVLVAGVASAGAFSGAMAQQEVTGAGASFPAPLYSKWASEYNKATGVKVNYQSVGSGAGLRQIDAKTVAFGASDMPLKDEDLEKKGLVQFPTVIGGVVPVVNIKGIAPGQIKLTGQVLGDIYLGKITKWNDPAITAMNPSVPLPDATIAPVRRADGSGTTFVFTNYLSKVNAEWKAKVGEGTAVNWPVGAGGKGNEGVAAFVGRLPNSIGYVEYAYVKQNKMTYTQVQNAAGKFATPDDVGFKAAAAGAVWPKSFYLILTNQPGDATWPITNPTFILMHKVQEKPADAAAALKFFDWAFKSGDKTASDLDYVPMPDVVKSNILKSWGDIKDTSGKAVSFK; encoded by the coding sequence ATGAAAATGTCCGTGATTCGAGTTCTGGTGGCTGGTGTGGCTTCGGCTGGAGCGTTTTCTGGCGCCATGGCGCAGCAAGAAGTTACGGGCGCTGGCGCCTCGTTTCCGGCACCGCTGTATTCCAAGTGGGCTTCCGAGTACAACAAGGCCACTGGCGTAAAAGTTAACTACCAGTCGGTGGGTTCGGGTGCTGGTCTGCGCCAGATCGATGCCAAAACTGTGGCGTTTGGCGCCTCGGACATGCCTCTGAAGGATGAGGATCTCGAAAAGAAGGGCCTGGTGCAGTTCCCTACCGTGATCGGTGGCGTGGTGCCGGTTGTCAACATCAAGGGTATTGCCCCAGGTCAGATCAAGCTGACGGGCCAGGTGCTGGGTGATATCTACCTGGGCAAGATCACCAAGTGGAACGATCCTGCTATCACGGCTATGAATCCTTCCGTGCCGCTGCCGGATGCCACCATTGCGCCTGTGCGCCGCGCTGACGGTTCGGGCACTACTTTCGTCTTCACCAATTACCTGAGCAAGGTCAATGCCGAATGGAAAGCCAAGGTTGGTGAAGGCACGGCAGTGAACTGGCCTGTGGGTGCAGGTGGCAAGGGCAACGAAGGCGTGGCCGCCTTTGTGGGTCGCCTGCCCAACTCCATTGGTTACGTCGAGTACGCCTACGTCAAGCAAAACAAGATGACTTACACGCAGGTGCAAAACGCAGCGGGCAAGTTCGCTACTCCGGACGACGTTGGCTTCAAGGCTGCAGCTGCTGGCGCTGTCTGGCCCAAGAGCTTCTATCTGATTTTGACGAACCAGCCTGGTGATGCCACTTGGCCTATCACCAACCCTACTTTCATCCTGATGCACAAGGTTCAAGAGAAGCCAGCGGATGCCGCTGCAGCGCTGAAGTTCTTTGACTGGGCCTTCAAGTCCGGTGACAAGACGGCTTCGGACCTGGACTATGTGCCCATGCCTGATGTCGTGAAGAGCAATATCCTGAAGTCCTGGGGTGACATCAAGGACACCTCCGGCAAGGCTGTTTCGTTCAAGTAA
- the pstC gene encoding phosphate ABC transporter permease PstC, giving the protein MPVRQSTTAESASGIKRTTPPPNKSFISGMLADRIFGWLARGAAIITLLLLFGIMASLVVGAWPSISKYGLSFLTNSVWDPVQDEYGGLVMIYGTLATSFIALLIAVPVSFGIALFLTELSPAWLKRPLGTAIELLAAVPSIVYGMWGLMVFGPILARFVQQPLQALFDGVPYLGAFVSGPPVGIGILSAGIILAIMIIPFIASVMRDVFDVTPALLKESAYGLGSTTWEVMWKVVLPYTKTGVIGGIMLGLGRALGETMAVTFVIGNMNQLDSLSLFEAANSITSALANEFAEAGEGLHQASLIYLGLVLFFITFVVLTLSKILLSRLQKNEGSRT; this is encoded by the coding sequence ATGCCGGTTCGCCAGAGTACGACCGCCGAGTCGGCCTCTGGCATCAAACGGACCACACCCCCTCCCAATAAATCATTCATATCAGGCATGTTGGCAGACCGAATTTTTGGATGGCTGGCGCGTGGCGCAGCCATCATCACGCTGTTGTTGCTGTTTGGCATCATGGCGTCCTTGGTGGTGGGGGCCTGGCCTTCCATTTCCAAATATGGCCTCAGCTTTCTCACCAACAGCGTCTGGGACCCGGTTCAAGACGAGTACGGTGGCCTGGTCATGATTTATGGCACGCTCGCCACGTCGTTCATCGCGTTGCTGATCGCCGTGCCCGTGAGCTTTGGCATTGCCTTGTTCCTTACCGAATTGTCGCCCGCCTGGCTGAAACGGCCCTTGGGTACCGCCATTGAATTGCTGGCCGCCGTGCCATCCATTGTGTATGGCATGTGGGGCTTGATGGTGTTTGGCCCCATCCTGGCGCGTTTTGTGCAGCAGCCTTTGCAGGCGCTGTTCGATGGTGTTCCCTACTTGGGTGCATTTGTCTCGGGTCCGCCGGTCGGCATTGGTATTTTGTCTGCCGGCATCATTTTGGCCATCATGATCATTCCGTTCATCGCGTCGGTGATGCGGGATGTTTTTGATGTCACACCTGCGCTGCTCAAAGAGTCGGCTTACGGCCTGGGCTCCACCACCTGGGAAGTTATGTGGAAGGTTGTGCTGCCCTACACGAAGACGGGTGTGATCGGCGGCATCATGTTGGGTCTGGGGCGTGCGTTGGGCGAAACCATGGCGGTGACTTTCGTGATCGGCAACATGAATCAGCTCGACTCGCTGTCGCTTTTCGAGGCGGCCAACAGCATCACATCGGCCCTGGCGAATGAATTTGCAGAAGCGGGTGAAGGCCTTCACCAAGCGTCCCTCATCTATCTGGGGCTGGTGCTTTTCTTTATCACCTTTGTGGTGCTGACCTTGTCCAAGATTCTGCTGTCACGCCTTCAGAAGAATGAAGGATCCCGCACATGA
- the pstA gene encoding phosphate ABC transporter permease PstA has translation MTTSQHLISAADAVQARQARFNGRKRVNQIALTLSLAAMLFGLFWLVWILWETVRLGVGGLSLALFTEMTPPPNEAGGISNAIFGSLVMVVLATFVGTPIGIMAGVYLAEYDVRSWLASTTRFVNDVLLSAPSIVIGLFVYAVVVARFKSFSAYAGILALALIVIPVVIRTTENMLILVPASLREAAYALGTPKWRVITMITLRAARAGVITGILLAVARIAGETAPLLFTALNNQFWNSDLSKPIASLPVTIFKFAMSPYENWQQLAWAGVFLITVAVLGLNILARVLTRQK, from the coding sequence ATGACCACCTCGCAACATCTTATCTCTGCGGCTGATGCCGTGCAGGCCCGACAGGCCCGCTTCAACGGTCGCAAGCGCGTCAATCAGATTGCCTTGACCTTGTCGCTGGCGGCCATGTTGTTTGGCTTGTTCTGGCTGGTATGGATCTTGTGGGAGACCGTGCGTCTGGGCGTGGGAGGGCTGAGCCTGGCCCTGTTCACCGAAATGACGCCGCCACCCAATGAGGCTGGGGGTATCTCTAACGCGATCTTTGGTTCGTTGGTGATGGTGGTGTTGGCCACGTTTGTTGGCACCCCCATCGGCATCATGGCCGGGGTCTACCTGGCTGAGTACGACGTTCGCAGCTGGCTGGCATCGACCACACGCTTTGTCAACGACGTTCTGTTGTCGGCACCCAGCATCGTGATTGGCCTCTTTGTCTACGCTGTCGTGGTGGCCCGTTTCAAGAGTTTTTCAGCCTACGCTGGCATTCTTGCCCTGGCGTTGATCGTGATACCGGTGGTCATCCGGACCACCGAAAACATGCTGATCCTGGTGCCTGCCAGCCTGCGCGAGGCGGCCTATGCCCTGGGCACGCCTAAGTGGCGCGTGATCACCATGATCACCCTGCGGGCGGCGCGGGCTGGTGTGATTACGGGGATTTTGCTGGCGGTGGCTCGCATTGCGGGTGAAACGGCGCCCTTGTTGTTCACGGCTTTGAACAACCAGTTCTGGAACTCGGACTTGTCCAAGCCGATTGCCAGCCTGCCGGTGACGATTTTCAAGTTCGCCATGAGCCCCTACGAAAACTGGCAGCAACTGGCCTGGGCGGGAGTTTTCCTGATCACCGTGGCCGTTCTCGGACTCAACATCCTCGCGCGGGTTCTGACCCGGCAGAAATAA
- the pstB gene encoding phosphate ABC transporter ATP-binding protein PstB, whose protein sequence is MASIPKNSPAAASKLTVRDLNFYYGKFHALKNINLDIPENKVTAFIGPSGCGKSTLLRTFNRMFELYPEQRAEGQIVLDGENLLTTKQDVALVRAKIGMVFQKPTPFPMSIYDNVAFGVKLFESLSATDMDDRVEWALRKAALWNEVKDKLNQSGASLSGGQQQRLCIARGIAIKPEVLLLDEPCSALDPISTAKIEELIAELKEDYTVVIVTHNMQQAARCSDYTAYMYLGDLVEFGETEQMFFKPQRKETEDYITGRFG, encoded by the coding sequence ATGGCCTCCATACCCAAGAATTCGCCAGCAGCGGCGTCCAAGCTCACGGTCCGTGACCTGAACTTCTATTACGGCAAGTTTCATGCCCTCAAGAACATCAACCTGGATATTCCCGAGAACAAGGTGACGGCCTTCATCGGCCCCTCGGGCTGCGGCAAATCCACGTTGCTGCGCACGTTCAACCGCATGTTCGAGCTGTACCCCGAGCAGCGGGCGGAAGGGCAGATCGTGCTCGATGGCGAGAATCTGCTGACGACAAAGCAGGATGTGGCGCTGGTTCGGGCCAAGATCGGCATGGTGTTTCAGAAGCCTACGCCGTTCCCCATGTCCATCTATGACAACGTTGCCTTTGGTGTGAAGCTGTTTGAAAGTCTCAGTGCCACGGATATGGATGACCGCGTGGAGTGGGCCTTGCGCAAGGCAGCGCTGTGGAACGAGGTCAAGGACAAGCTCAACCAGAGTGGTGCAAGCTTGTCGGGTGGGCAGCAGCAGCGTCTGTGCATTGCGCGTGGTATTGCCATCAAGCCGGAGGTGTTGTTGCTCGACGAACCGTGCTCGGCCCTCGACCCGATCTCTACCGCCAAGATCGAAGAATTGATTGCGGAGCTGAAGGAGGACTACACAGTGGTCATCGTCACGCACAACATGCAGCAGGCAGCGCGTTGCAGCGACTACACCGCCTACATGTACCTGGGCGATCTGGTTGAGTTTGGGGAAACAGAACAGATGTTCTTCAAGCCCCAGCGCAAGGAAACCGAAGACTACATTACCGGCCGTTTCGGCTGA
- the phoU gene encoding phosphate signaling complex protein PhoU, whose amino-acid sequence MADKHLSSQFDSELNGVSARVMELGGLVESQIRQAIFALSQFSLEAVEQVGLMEQRVNAMEVEIDHELASIIGRRQPTARDLRLLLSISKATANLERMGDEANKMARMVKSIIESGSSRSLPTSDLRVATELASGMLRKALDAFARLDVKAAVAILKEDDLIDKEFDGFVRKLITYMVEDPRTISASLDLLFLAKAIERIGDHSKNVAELVIYLVKGKDVRHTTLDEIESAVAQ is encoded by the coding sequence ATGGCTGACAAACATCTTTCATCGCAGTTCGACAGTGAACTTAACGGCGTCTCTGCCCGCGTCATGGAGTTGGGCGGGCTGGTGGAGTCGCAAATTCGCCAGGCTATTTTCGCCCTGTCTCAGTTCAGCCTGGAAGCGGTGGAACAGGTGGGTTTGATGGAGCAGCGTGTCAATGCCATGGAAGTCGAGATCGACCACGAACTCGCGTCCATCATTGGCCGACGCCAGCCCACAGCCCGTGACCTGCGTCTGCTGTTGTCCATTTCCAAGGCGACTGCCAATCTGGAGCGCATGGGGGATGAAGCCAACAAGATGGCGCGCATGGTGAAGTCGATCATCGAAAGCGGTTCCTCCCGTTCACTGCCGACGAGCGATCTGCGCGTGGCGACCGAGCTGGCATCGGGCATGCTGCGCAAGGCGCTTGATGCCTTTGCGCGCCTGGACGTCAAGGCGGCGGTGGCCATCCTCAAGGAGGATGACCTTATCGACAAGGAGTTCGACGGCTTTGTGCGCAAGCTCATCACCTATATGGTGGAAGACCCCCGCACCATCTCTGCCAGCCTGGACCTGCTGTTCCTGGCCAAGGCTATCGAGCGCATTGGCGATCATTCGAAGAACGTGGCCGAACTCGTTATTTATCTCGTCAAGGGCAAGGACGTGCGGCACACCACGCTTGATGAAATTGAATCCGCTGTGGCGCAGTGA
- the phoB gene encoding phosphate regulon transcriptional regulator PhoB: protein MKKLPRVLIVEDEPAIAELIAVNLRHNGFQPIWAEDGESAQRELDAVLPDVILLDWMLPGQSGLVLARKWRADSRTKPIPILMLTARGDEPDKVAGLDAGADDYITKPFSTQELLARIRAVLRRRAPEQVSDSVTIGDLVLDAGTYRVTFQGQPLKVGPTEFKLLHFFMKHAERVHSRSQLLDKVWGDHVFIEERTVDVHVKRLREALGIAGVMVETVRGAGYRLTGQPPALMQA from the coding sequence ATGAAAAAGCTTCCCCGCGTATTGATTGTGGAGGACGAACCGGCAATTGCCGAGTTGATCGCCGTCAATCTGCGCCACAACGGTTTTCAGCCTATCTGGGCAGAAGATGGCGAGTCGGCTCAGCGTGAGCTGGATGCCGTTTTGCCCGATGTCATCTTGCTGGATTGGATGCTGCCAGGTCAAAGCGGCCTAGTGTTGGCGCGCAAGTGGCGTGCGGACAGCCGAACCAAGCCCATTCCCATCTTGATGCTCACCGCGCGAGGCGACGAGCCTGACAAGGTGGCGGGGCTGGATGCCGGGGCGGACGACTACATCACCAAGCCGTTTTCCACCCAGGAACTGCTGGCACGCATCCGCGCGGTGCTGCGGCGCCGTGCGCCTGAGCAGGTGAGCGACAGCGTGACCATCGGCGACCTGGTGCTGGATGCGGGTACCTACCGGGTGACGTTCCAGGGGCAACCGCTGAAGGTGGGGCCGACCGAGTTCAAGTTGCTGCATTTCTTCATGAAGCATGCAGAGCGCGTGCACAGTCGTTCGCAACTGCTTGACAAGGTATGGGGCGACCATGTGTTCATTGAGGAGCGGACTGTAGACGTGCATGTGAAGAGGTTGCGTGAGGCCCTGGGCATCGCTGGCGTGATGGTCGAAACCGTGCGCGGCGCGGGCTACAGGCTCACGGGGCAGCCGCCTGCGCTGATGCAGGCCTGA
- the phoR gene encoding phosphate regulon sensor histidine kinase PhoR, whose product MLWRFGYFLAWQLAGGALGWWLTGSWGAVVGAAVAAWLWFGGDLWRGARVLRWLRSGDLSAAPSIFGMWGEAAERARRLLRQRQMLVKDSEDRVQEILAALQATPNGVVLLDAEGRIEWCNQIAAAHLGFDAQRDVMQSIGNLVRDPDFGAYYAAQNFTHDVVLQGRDSTPSRPVRISAHLHPYGDGRKLLLTRDVTALEQADAMRRDFVANVSHEIRTPLTVLTGFVETLQTLPLDAEERARYLAMMAQQAARMQSVVHDLLTLSRLEGSPLPGMSEWTPVQVLMQRCEDEGRALSAVLTQNHHRHHVLQFPAAQDLRAQGEIAGVPSELQSALSNLISNAVRYTPAGGTITVRWQHTNDGTATFSVSDTGPGIAPEHIPRVTERFYRVDRSRSRETGGTGLGLAIVKHAVQRHGATLDIASVLGKGSVFSVTFPANRLRRPALPDGLQATASAQTALP is encoded by the coding sequence ATGCTCTGGCGTTTTGGATATTTTCTTGCCTGGCAGCTTGCCGGGGGTGCGCTTGGCTGGTGGCTGACGGGCTCCTGGGGTGCCGTGGTGGGTGCCGCGGTGGCTGCATGGTTGTGGTTTGGTGGTGATTTGTGGCGGGGCGCACGCGTGCTGCGGTGGTTGCGTTCGGGTGACCTGTCTGCAGCACCGTCCATATTCGGCATGTGGGGCGAAGCCGCCGAACGCGCGCGACGCTTGTTGCGCCAGCGCCAGATGCTGGTCAAGGACAGCGAAGACCGCGTGCAGGAGATTCTGGCGGCGCTCCAGGCGACCCCCAACGGTGTGGTGCTGCTCGACGCCGAGGGGCGCATTGAATGGTGTAACCAGATCGCGGCTGCCCATCTCGGTTTTGATGCCCAGCGGGATGTCATGCAGTCCATCGGCAACCTGGTGCGGGACCCCGATTTCGGCGCTTACTATGCCGCCCAGAATTTCACCCACGACGTGGTGCTGCAGGGCCGGGACAGCACGCCGTCGCGGCCCGTGCGCATTTCGGCGCACCTGCATCCTTATGGCGACGGGCGCAAGCTGTTATTGACCCGCGACGTCACGGCGCTGGAGCAGGCTGACGCGATGCGGCGCGATTTTGTGGCCAATGTCTCGCATGAGATCCGCACGCCGCTAACGGTGCTGACCGGTTTTGTCGAAACCCTGCAGACCTTGCCACTGGACGCCGAGGAGCGGGCGCGGTATCTGGCCATGATGGCCCAGCAGGCGGCGCGCATGCAAAGCGTGGTGCACGACCTGCTGACGCTCTCGCGCCTGGAAGGCAGCCCATTGCCCGGCATGTCTGAATGGACGCCGGTGCAGGTCCTGATGCAGCGGTGTGAAGACGAGGGGCGGGCCTTGTCTGCCGTGTTGACGCAAAACCACCATCGACACCATGTGCTGCAGTTTCCGGCCGCGCAGGATTTGCGTGCCCAGGGTGAGATTGCTGGCGTGCCGTCCGAACTGCAAAGCGCGCTGTCCAACCTCATCAGCAATGCCGTGCGCTATACGCCCGCAGGCGGCACCATCACCGTGCGGTGGCAGCACACGAATGATGGAACCGCCACTTTTAGCGTCAGTGACACCGGGCCAGGGATAGCGCCAGAGCATATTCCGCGCGTCACCGAGCGCTTTTACCGCGTGGACCGCAGCCGGTCGCGGGAAACTGGGGGTACAGGCCTGGGGCTCGCCATCGTCAAGCACGCGGTGCAGCGCCATGGCGCCACGCTCGATATCGCCAGCGTGCTGGGCAAGGGATCGGTGTTCTCTGTCACCTTTCCCGCCAACCGGCTGCGCCGCCCCGCGCTGCCGGACGGATTGCAAGCCACAGCATCAGCACAAACAGCCCTGCCGTGA